The following proteins are encoded in a genomic region of Candida albicans SC5314 chromosome 4, complete sequence:
- a CDS encoding F-actin-capping protein subunit beta (Putative F-actin-capping protein subunit beta; possibly an essential gene, disruptants not obtained by UAU1 method), whose translation MDKFDSSLDLIRRLDPRSITTNLSNICALISEDEELVADLLSSVDTPLTTSTCLKSGKDYLCCDYNRDGDSYRSPWTNVYYPELSSQDVNDAPYPSSILRDLEIKANDSFDIYRDLYYEGGISSVYLWDTSEEDEDVDSTTALQNGFAGVVLFKKETEDKSGNWDSIHVFEVVPQSKNKYLYKLTTSVVLNLENKKQVDGNLGLAGNLTRQLEQEQSIELDGAINPETSHLINLGQLVEKSEYNIRNLLQEVYFDKLKDIMLKDLRSIGDINDKKLDDLKQNAIIKGLQGL comes from the coding sequence ATGGacaaatttgattcatcaTTAGACTTAATCAGGAGATTAGATCCACGTTCCATAACCACCAATTTATCCAACATCTGTGCATTAATTTCTGAAGACGAGGAATTGGTTGCTGATCTATTATCTTCTGTGGATACTCCATTAACTACATCGACATGTTTGAAATCTGGTAAAGATTACTTGTGTTGTGATTATAATCGTGATGGAGATAGTTATCGTTCTCCATGGACTAATGTATATTACCCTGAGTTATCACTGCAAGATGTGAATGACGCACCATATCCTTCCTCAATATTGCGTGATTTGGAAATCAAAGCTAATGATTCATTCGACATTTATCGAGACTTGTATTATGAGGGTGGTATTTCAAGTGTCTATTTGTGGGATACTTCTGAAGAAGACGAGGACGTAGACTCCACCACTGCATTACAAAATGGATTCGCTGGTGTTGTCTTGttcaagaaagaaacagaAGACAAATCGGGTAACTGGGATAGTATTCATGTCTTTGAAGTTGTTCCACAatctaaaaataaatatttatacaAACTCACAACCTCAGTTGTTTTAAACTTGGAAAACAAGAAGCAGGTGGATGGTAATTTGGGACTTGCTGGTAACTTGACCAGACAGTTAGAACAAGAGCAATCAATTGAACTAGATGGAGCCATTAATCCAGAAACGAGccatttgattaatttggGTCAATTAGTGGAAAAACTGGAGTACAACATTAGAAATTTGTTACAAGAAGTGTATTTCGACAAATTGAAGGATATCATGTTGAAAGATTTAAGATCAATTGGTGATATTAACGACAAAAAGTTGgatgatttgaaacaaaatgCCATCATCAAAGGATTACAAGGtttataa
- a CDS encoding uncharacterized protein (Protein of unknown function; Spider biofilm induced): MTSIMTANSPELTRTSSIRKDDRNLKTTPRNTTASSLHQPLEFKIKRSSSLSSNATSSSETSVKRSSSLRNSTSTTKGLNIYAVSPLHNSATCETPTESKSHQRKLSSYASPTLTQVSESDFPNTNQNLRYDVPLPSQDKLIAMNIDEQLRYLALKEMCIVELKDNINNLNNKLKHHNKELHKLREIIQRSLYKELSSENTATKNNQSQNNRPRQNSNPRDEAIARTRTRRRSSLFQDSRESHLDVSKNNTVPNTSTTQESSSKLWSGLTKPLDLIQQFDSMLQNEFEKSLINERDQKRQLHSDNGKRLSHQSKSSEGSISSIGSINSPLQAKSKAFEQKKSNMNSRTTTDDMLQNVSSSIWSFVNDVKNNVLSSLNEVESETRSKPTAMYNLETGSAVDIRRPPKLTANETEGDSDTDLLEPVASDDEDNLETLDLSIYRR, encoded by the coding sequence ATGACAAGCATTATGACAGCCAATTCACCAGAACTCACAAGAACATCTAGTATTAGAAAGGATGAtagaaatttgaaaacaacaCCACGAAACACAACTGCATCGTCCCTACATCAGCCCTtagaattcaaaatcaaacgttcttcttcattatcttcaaaTGCCACCTCATCCTCCGAAACTTCTGTCAAGAGATCAAGTTCTCTAAGAAATAGCACCAGCACAACCAAAGGGTTGAATATATATGCGGTTTCACCTTTACACAACTCTGCCACATGTGAAACACCGACTGAAAGCAAATCGCATCAACGAAAGCTTTCCAGTTATGCCCTGCCAACTTTGACGCAGGTTTCAGAATCTGACTTCCCCAATACTAATCAAAATCTCAGATATGATGTACCGTTACCATCGCAAGACAAATTGATAGCAATGAATATTGACGAACAATTGAGGTATTTAGCATTAAAGGAAATGTGTATTGTTGAACTAAAAgacaatatcaataatttaaataacaaattgaaGCACCACAACAAGGAATTACATAAATTGCGAGAGATTATACAGAGATCTTTATACAAGGAACTATCATCGGAAAACACAGCCactaaaaataatcaatcGCAAAACAACAGACCAAGACAAAACAGTAATCCTAGAGATGAAGCAATTgcaagaacaagaacaagaagacgatcatcattatttcaGGACAGTCGAGAGAGCCACCTAGATGTTTCTAAAAACAATACCGTACCTAATACTTCTACTACTCAAGAATCATCATCGAAACTTTGGAGTGGATTAACTAAACCTCTAGACTTGATACAACAATTTGACAGCATGCTACAAAATGAGTTTGAAAAGTCCTTGATCAATGAACGTGACCAAAAGCGACAACTACACAGTGACAATGGAAAGCGTTTATCGCATCAATCCAAATCTTCAGAGGGTTCTATATCAAGTATCGGGTCTATCAATTCACCATTACAAGCAAAGTCCAAGGCCTTCGAACAGAAAAAGAGTAATATGAATAGCAGAACCACAACCGATGACATGTTGCAGAATGTATCCTCATCCATATGGTCATTTGTCAATGATGTCAAGAACAATGTATTATCATCGTTAAATGAAGTAGAAAGTGAGACACGATCGAAGCCAACAGCAATGTATAACCTCGAAACAGGCTCAGCAGTTGACATTCGAAGGCCACCAAAGCTAACAGCTAACGAAACAGAAGGTGACTCTGATACCGATCTACTAGAGCCTGTGGCAAGTGATGACGAAGATAATCTTGAGACATTggatttatcaatttatagAAGATGA
- a CDS encoding uncharacterized protein (Ortholog of C. dubliniensis CD36 : Cd36_41860, C. parapsilosis CDC317 : CPAR2_400440, Candida tenuis NRRL Y-1498 : CANTEDRAFT_103033 and Debaryomyces hansenii CBS767 : DEHA2B03234g) yields the protein MTDSQSIIQSVKKFLKENPTIPQWIKWGIIFKILRIKNSLYWTNFVTLNKPIKQLLIQNSNTKDENTHRHLNKWANAISCIFLYCATVDNKLIPKDYLLIYLLINYVGKLNTPSNTKILVSPKYSQYLKVNNYKPWLNQLYEQKHFIIFPAIVAQILSNYLTPTKYKLNQRYLSSSLKKYILNPIWINYKLGINYNRINWISLFRTYCFQNVVLMFGMGLYFFKSKLLDRLYETKHNKDEEKDYNTIIQDYLAYVAHKSNSFINLIFGVNLISILLISLTSPIFRLLTPKTTTNMNWIQSLYVNHLKLFFKSYTKIIGFAAGLITLGLNSINLIPSWGYSGDESIREIKPDVFNSINLYLFRLILLSKWRITKFKHPLFTKVSRLNWNKLETALMTFAIWKIMNLNDFLKSSEKTDIESENKELSANSMVKLVNYIM from the coding sequence ATGACAGACAGTCAGTCAATAATCCAGTCGGTTAAAAAGTTTCTTAAAGAAAATCCAACTATTCCACAATGGATCAAGTGGGGGATCATATTCAAGATATTGCGTATCAAGAATTCGCTCTATTGGACCAACTTTGTCACGTTGAATAAACCAATCAAACAGTTGTTAATTCAAAATAGCAACACTAAAGACGAGAATACTCATCGTCATCTTAATAAATGGGCCAATGCTATTTCCTGTATATTTCTATACTGTGCTACCGTTGATAATAAGTTGATCCCCaaagattatttattgatttatttgctCATTAATTATGTGGGAAAGTTAAACACTCCATCAAATACAAAGATTTTGGTATCACCGAAATATTCACAATATTTGAAAGTGAACAATTACAAACCATGgttgaatcaattgtatGAACAGAAACATTTTATCATATTTCCAGCTATAGTTGCTCAAATATTAAGTAACTATTTGACTCCTacaaaatacaaattaaatcaacGATACTTATCCAGTctgttgaagaaatatattttaaacCCGATTTGGATAAATTACAAATTAGGTATAAACTATAATAGGATTAATTGGATAAGCCTATTCAGAActtattgttttcaaaatgtGGTGTTGATGTTTGGTATGGGgttgtattttttcaaGAGTAAATTGTTAGATAGACTTTATGAGACCAAGCATAATAAGGATGAGGAGAAAGACTATAATACAATCATTCAAGACTATCTTGCATATGTTGCTCATAAATCtaattcatttataaatttaatatttggagttaatttgatttccattttgttgatttcgTTAACGTCGCCAATATTTAGATTGTTAACCCCCAAAACCACGACAAATATGAATTGGATTCAGCTGCTTTATGTtaatcatttgaaattgtttttcaaaagcTACACAAAAATAATAGGGTTTGCAGCTGGTTTGATTACTTTGGGTTTGAACTCAATCAATCTTATTCCTAGTTGGGGTTATTCGGGAGACGAATCTATTCGAGAAATTAAGCCTGATGTTTTCAACTCTATCAATTTGTATCTTTTCAGGTTGATATTGTTATCCAAATGGAGAATTACCAAGTTCAAACATCCATTATTCACTAAAGTTTCCAGATTGAATTGGAACAAATTGGAAACCGCATTGATGACTTTTGcaatttggaaaatcatgaatttgaatgatTTCTTGAAATCTTCGGAAAAAACTGATATCGAATcagaaaacaaagaattaTCAGCAAATTCAATGGTCAAGTTGGTAAATTACATAATGTAA
- the CLC1 gene encoding Clc1p (Clathrin light chain; subunit of the major coat protein involved in intracellular protein transport and endocytosis; rat cathetr and Spider biofilm repressed), giving the protein MADKFPEIDTPAAGGDDDYEGDFLSREKELVGDEFTTDQDKQVFQDDEDEEINEFKEQFPEVDTKAQPSGISVTKGADKYDDDDDEFEGFESSNGAAKELNLSESQAIKEWKQRRDLEIEEREKLNSKKKEEIIEKAKSTIDDFYENYNSKRDNHQKEILSEQEKFISKRDDFLKRGTLWDRVNELVTEVGELPGDESRDKTRFKELLTKLKGKENVPGAGGYQE; this is encoded by the coding sequence ATGGCTGACAAATTTCCAGAAATAGACACACCTGCTGCaggtggtgatgatgattacGAAGGTGATTTCTTGTCCcgtgaaaaagaattggtgGGTGACGAATTCACCACAGATCAAGATAAACAGGTGTTTCAAGATGacgaagatgaagaaataaacGAATTCAAAGAACAATTTCCTGAAGTCGACACTAAAGCGCAACCATCAGGTATCTCAGTAACTAAAGGTGCCGATaaatatgatgatgatgatgatgagttTGAAGGATTCGAATCCTCCAACGGTGCAGCCAAAGAACTAAATTTATCAGAATCTCAAGCTATTAAAGAATGGAAACAACGTCGTGAtttagaaattgaagaaagagagaaattaaactccaaaaaaaaggaggaaatcattgaaaaagCTAAATCAactattgatgatttttatgaaaattacaattccaaaagagataaccaccaaaaagaaattttactggaacaagaaaaattcattAGCAAAAGAgatgattttttgaaaagagGTACCTTATGGGATAGAGTAAATGAGTTAGTCACTGAAGTGGGTGAATTGCCTGGTGATGAGAGCAGAGATAAAACTAGATTCAAAGAATTATTGACGAAATTGAAAGGCAAAGAAAACGTTCCTGGAGCAGGAGGATATCAAGAATAA
- a CDS encoding uncharacterized protein (Protein with a predicted role in mitochondrial respiratory chain complex II assembly; rat catheter biofilm induced): MARLSGLQRDVLQLYRKCIRMVKTKPTDTHEHWRNFIHEEFAKYQHLPKKQFNTIEYLIRNGHRKLEMYSNPQLKDIH, encoded by the coding sequence ATGGCAAGACTATCTGGATTACAAAGAGATGTTCTTCAATTGTATAGAAAATGCATTCGAATGGTAAAGACCAAACCTACCGATACTCACGAACATTGGAGAAATTTCATTCATGAAGAATTTGCCAAATATCAACATTTACccaaaaaacaatttaataCCATTGAATACTTGATCCGTAATGGACATAGAAAACTAGAAATGTATCTGAATCCACAACTAAAAGATATTCATTAA
- the RGA2 gene encoding Rga2p (Putative GTPase-activating protein (GAP) for Rho-type GTPase Cdc42; involved in cell signaling pathways controlling cell polarity; induced by low-level peroxide stress; flow model biofilm induced), translating into MPELVPPTNNRPHIHETPELSSQPSLDSNRQPRELCKKCNQLIVEGHAYELGDDRWHIHCFNCSKCNTSLGCNSNFLVLGNGNLICSNCSYNCKQCGRKIDDLAILTGDQAYCSNCFKCRSCKNKIEDLRYARTSKGLFCMDCHQKLMAKKKKYDAKKKHLALLQEKRVQLEREKDQRELQILEDHKRSVNSSRNSLIQSYMNNQNNQSGESLLYQQNNRSVTSVTSSKNKSLPLPPTSTSPARPTPYSANSYQSKESISGKNKTDTSLGSLSTSQTFSEHTNKGGSTMHSSTGLHNPPIFQSDNDFSIEEVQNSSDSDSNGDEKKSNSTSLRNKSSNRNSRVSPFVNQYSTPPLSSDHLNTDEISADTGERTVYLDVIDTPPESQADPLAGNQLKPALDVSPGRNTEQKSKSFLILSPNQFHDNEFHNTRSPMIDSPGTIISSNSNQNTKAVNLSVEDRPRSACPSPFAKVNRQARVVETNDEISTDGVDEDLAIGTPRQEHSRAGTLKSVSSPPPKVPLPSTPSRGEDISKKFSFVETPKGLGLEGVDYDNHEDQRSYIKSQQDQRQHDISEKTSPSSIMSTPKRVVGNFSPAVTNLEPKNSDLSNDQQHKHSQKNQNVSRTASLIKNLKHKRSTSGNQNKLAALFTTGSKEDHRNGHTRQTSDGSLFSSIANAYISPPITNGALGGRNHIRSTSDSTVLLSDEDHHYSNVAVKNDIEQLNSSKVLLEEDVKKLRDERHKLNEQLKMIQSKISSESIRYDNLVAEISELQIQKTKITNENKDLIEQQKNRQASGATGKLSTSSSNDSDPDASTLGKSVNTHLSPYKSSSDSTSVVSRENFEYSDHLSPDRHQGQFQQHQQYQQQYQQQQPQQQLIEDEQAHKATRLKFWRRPKVGTTQVISSNEYNNNGNGHNNGARIPNSFSTQALRIPAHNSGSSFNNNGANNNNQQNKFSKSKSSNVLDSLLSGDSSQVPLFNSTLQQRAEYEKSQVPIIITRCLAEVEKRGLDFEGIYRISGGNSAIVSIENAFSSLSNDPDEKQLNRVDETLDVDIHAVTSALKRYLRKLPDPVIPFDLYDDFIKVSTKASHSKEVRIAELQKIVNKLPPANRETLRLIVNHLHLVNSLKDINKMGYKNLSVVFAPTLAKDESGVKEMTDMGFRNDTTELLLTESHRIF; encoded by the coding sequence atgCCTGAACTTGTGCCACCAACAAACAATCGGCCCCATATACATGAGACACCCGAGTTATCCTCGCAACCTTCTTTGGACAGTAATAGACAACCCCGTGAATTATGCAAAAAATGTAATCAGTTGATAGTTGAGGGCCACGCGTACGAATTAGGCGACGATAGATGGCACATTCATTGTTTCAACTGTTCAAAATGTAACACGTCTTTGGGTTGCAATTCTaactttttggttttgggTAATGGAAATTTGATTTGCTCAAACTGTTCCTACAATTGTAAGCAATGTGGCAGAAAGATTGATGATTTGGCAATATTGACTGGGGATCAAGCTTACTGttccaattgtttcaaatgcCGTTCTTGTAAgaacaaaattgaagatttgaGATACGCGCGTACATCGAAAGGATTATTTTGTATGGATTGTCACCAGAAACTAATGgccaagaagaagaaatacgatgcgaaaaagaaacatttGGCATTACTTCAGGAGAAAAGAGTACAGTTGGAACGAGAAAAAGATCAACGTGAATTGCAAATATTGGAGGATCATAAACGATCAGTCAACTCATCCAGAAACAGTCTAATTCAATCATATATGAATaaccaaaacaatcaatcagGAGAGAGTTTATTGtatcaacaaaacaatCGCTCAGTAACATCAGTTACATCGTCCAAGAACAAGTCATTGCCTTTACCCCCTACATCTACATCACCAGCAAGACCAACCCCTTATTCTGCAAATTCATATCAGTCCAAAGAGTCAATTTCTGGGAAGAACAAAACAGACACATCTCTTGGTTCTTTATCAACGTCACAAACTTTTTCAGAACACACAAACAAAGGAGGTTCAACTATGCACAGTAGTACTGGGCTTCATAATCCACCAATATTTCAATCAGACAACGACTTTTCCATTGAGGAAGTTCAAAATAGCTCGGACTCGGATTCAAATGGCgatgaaaagaaatcaaacaGCACTTCGTTGCGAAATAAGAGTTCTAATAGAAATTCAAGAGTTCTGCCTTTTGTAAACCAGTACTCAACCCCTCCATTGTCTTCAGATCACTTGAATACTGACGAAATATCAGCAGATACTGGTGAAAGAACAGTTTACTTGGACGTTATAGATACTCCTCCAGAATCCCAAGCTGATCCACTTGCCggaaatcaattaaaaccaGCTCTTGACGTGTCACCAGGACGAAACACCGAGCAAAAATCCAAGAGCTTTCTTATTTTATCACCTAACCAATTCCACGATAATGAGTTTCATAATACTAGATCCCCAATGATTGATTCTCCAGGAACAATCATTAGTCTGAACTCGAACCAAAACACGAAAGCAGTCAACTTATCAGTAGAGGATAGGCCTCGTTCAGCATGCCCTTCTCCATTTGCCAAAGTTAATAGACAGGCAAGAGTTGTTGAAACGAATGATGAAATCCTGACAGATGGAGTTGACGAGGATTTAGCAATCGGAACTCCGAGACAAGAACATTCGAGGGCAGGTACCTTGAAATCAGTGtcttcaccaccaccaaagGTGCCATTACCTAGTACTCCATCGAGAGGTGAAGatatttccaaaaaattCAGTTTTGTTGAAACACCCAAAGGTTTGGGATTGGAGGGCGTGGACTACGATAATCACGAAGACCAAAGAAGTTATATCAAACTGCAACAAGATCAAAGACAGCATGATATTAGCGAGAAGACTAGCCCGTCTTCAATAATGTCTACGCCCAAAAGGGTTGTAGGCAATTTTTCACCTGCAGTAACCAACTTGGAACCAAAGAATTCCGATTTATCAAATGACCAACAACACAAACATCTGCAAAAGAACCAGAATGTTTCACGTACAGCTTCACTTATCAAGAACTTGAAACACAAACGTTCCACCTCaggaaatcaaaataaactaGCTGCACTTTTCACTACAGGCAGTAAAGAAGATCACAGAAATGGCCATACAAGACAAACATCTGATGGGTCACTTTTTAGTAGTATTGCCAATGCCTACATTTCGCCACCAATAACTAATGGCGCTTTAGGGGGACGTAATCATATTAGACTGACCTCAGACTCCACAGTATTGTTATCAGATGAAGACCACCACTACAGCAATGTTGCGGTTAAGAATGATATTGAGCAATTGAATAGCAGTAAGGTTTTGCTAGAAGAGGATGTTAAGAAGTTGAGAGATGAAAGACATAAGCTCAATGAACAGTTGAAGATGATACAATCTAAGATCTCTTCGGAATCGATTAGATACGACAATTTGGTAGCTGAAATTTCCGAGTTGCAGATACAGAAGACAAAGATCACAAACGAGAATaaagatttgattgaacaacaaaaaaatagacAAGCTTCTGGTGCCACTGGAAAATTATCAACGTCATCTAGCAATGACTCTGATCCTGACGCTTCTACATTGGGCAAGAGTGTGAATACACATCTCTCACCTTACAAAAGTTCTTCTGATAGTACACTGGTTGTATCAAGAGAGAATTTTGAATATCTGGACCACTTGTCTCCTGATAGACATCAAggtcaatttcaacaacatcaacaataccaacaacaatatcaacaacaacagccacAGCAACAGCTTATAGAGGACGAACAAGCACATAAAGCCACACGGTTGAAATTTTGGAGAAGACCAAAAGTAGGAACAACACAGGTTATCCTGTCTAATGAGTATAATAACAATGGTAACGGACACAACAATGGTGCAAGAATTCCAAATAGTTTTTCCACTCAGGCATTACGTATACCTGCTCATAACTCCGGTAGTTCATTCAATAACAATGGAgcaaacaacaataaccaACAGAACAAATTCTCGAAATCTAAATCAAGTAACGTATTGGACTCATTGCTTTCTGGAGACTCCAGCCAGGTACCACTTTTCAACAGCACTTTACAACAGCGTGCTGAGTATGAGAAAAGTCAAGTtccaattattattaccagATGTCTAGCTGAGGTCGAGAAACGAGGCTTAGATTTCGAAGGGATATACCGTATTTCAGGTGGGAATTCTGCTATTGTTTCTATTGAAAATGCGTTTTCCAGCTTATCCAATGATCCCGATGAGAAACAATTAAACCGAGTGGATGAGACTTTGGATGTCGATATTCATGCCGTTACATCAGCATTGAAGAGATATTTACGGAAATTACCTGATCCAGTCATTCCATTTGACTTGTACGACGACTTTATTAAAGTATCAACTAAAGCTTCCCATTCCAAAGAGGTCCGTATTGCAGAATTGCAGAAGattgttaataaattgcCACCAGCAAACAGAGAGACATTAAGATTAATTGTCAACCATTTGCATTTGGTAAATTCTTTGAAggatataaataaaatggGTTATAAGAATTTGTCAGTTGTTTTTGCCCCAACTTTAGCGAAGGATGAATCCGGTGTAAAAGAAATGACCGATATGGGATTTAGAAATGATACAACAGAGTTACTATTGACAGAATCACATAGAATCTTTTAG
- the HSX11 gene encoding Hsx11p (UDP-glucose:ceramide glucosyltransferase (glucosylceramide synthase [GCS]); involved in glucosylceramide biosynthesis, which is important for virulence): protein MVQEELSLFRITTGYFFLLWYIIILVAAYSGFFEILFNFRNRPILHTKQQANHQNDPESDDEEIYEGVTIIRPIKGIDPELTSCLESSFCQNYPRSKLQILFCVDDPNDPSIPIIQKLIAKYPTVDAQILTSESYNSQTKTSDDHYGPNPKVNNLAKGFVHAKYDILWVMDSNVWASSNILKNSVISLNGNLNMSRKMGQSRPVKLVHHVPLALSINNTTRSDDFIGGQDLEITAMTPVPSSESLNSQLVKRKSSPKSNNSLNVHPGFTYSKFSKKLGAELDEMFLHTSHSKFYVSLNNLAVAPCVNGKSNIYRRSDLDQSVRLIPHKDSPFFKDPKVKQDAGYYTSLGVGHAIKFFARYIGEDNMIGIALWENTQGRTGLTGDVVVQPYSGSENNAVKDYIQRRVRWLRVRKYMVLLATLIEPTTESIICGIYGTYAISTVFFGTWFNKYWFVMHMLIWMLTDYVQYHTLINHTLDVKNITYLPNWLNESIPPKQRNCLQWGYIWILRELLALPIWIIAMIGHEIDWRGRPFRIKKDLTAEEM, encoded by the coding sequence ATGGTTCAAGAAGAATTATCCTTATTTAGGATTACCACGGggtatttttttctacTATGGTATATAATTATCCTTGTGGCAGCTTACAGTGGATTTTTCGaaattttgttcaattttagAAATCGGCCAATATTACATACAAAACAACAAGCTAATCACCAAAATGACCCTGAGAGTGATGATGAGGAAATATATGAAGGAGTAACAATTATACGACCAATCAAAGGTATAGATCCAGAGTTGACATCGTGTTTAGAATCTTCATTCTGTCAAAATTATCCAAGAAGTAAATTAcagattttgttttgtgttGATGATCCGAATGATCCTTCAATTCctataattcaaaaattgatagCAAAATACCCAACAGTTGATGCCCAAATTTTAACAAGTGAAAGTTATAACTCTCAAACGAAAACCAGTGATGACCATTATGGACCTAATCCAAAAGTTAATAATTTAGCAAAGGGGTTCGTTCATGCCAAATATGATATTTTGTGGGTGATGGATAGTAATGTTTGGGCAAGTTctaatattttgaaaaattccGTAATTTCATTGAATGGTAATTTAAATATGTCGAGAAAAATGGGACAATCTAGACCAGTGAAACTAGTTCATCATGTACCATTAGCGTTAAGTATCAATAATACAACCAGAAGTGATGATTTCATTGGTGGTCAAGATTTAGAAATTACAGCTATGACCCCTGTTCCTTCATCTGAATCCCTTAATTCACAATTAGTGAAACGCAAACTGTCACCGAAATCTAACAATTCTTTGAATGTCCATCCAGGTTTTACATAttcaaagttttcaaagaaATTGGGGGCTGAACTTGATGAAATGTTTTTACACACCTCCCATTCCAAATTTTATGTGCTGTTGAATAATTTAGCAGTGGCACCATGTGTTAATGGAAAATCTAACATTTATCGCCGTTCAGATTTGGATCAATCAGTTAGATTAATTCCTCATAAGGACTCTCCATTTTTTAAAGACCCTAAAGTGAAACAAGATGCAGGGTATTATACTTCGTTAGGCGTTGGACATGCAATTAAGTTTTTCGCAAGATACATTGGAGAAGACAATATGATTGGGATTGCACTTTGGGAAAATACTCAAGGAAGAACCGGATTAACTGGAGATGTGGTTGTGCAACCGTATAGTGGGTCAGAAAATAATGCCGTTAAAGATTATATTCAAAGAAGAGTAAGATGGCTTAGAGTCAGAAAATATATGGTTTTGTTAGCAACGTTGATTGAACCAACTACTGAGTCGATTATCTGTGGCATCTATGGTACTTATGCCATTTCAACTGTTTTTTTCGGTACTTGGTTCAATAAGTACTGGTTTGTTATGCATATGCTTATATGGATGTTGACAGATTATGTACAGTATCACACATTGATAAACCATACATTGGATGTTAAAAATATCACTTACTTACCTAATTGGTTAAATGAGTCCATCCCACCTAAACAAAGAAACTGTTTGCAATGGGGATACATTTGGATACTAAGAGAATTGTTGGCATTACCTATTTGGATAATTGCGATGATAGGACATGAAATCGATTGGAGGGGAAGACCGTTTAGGATTAAGAAAGATTTAACTGCTGAAGAAATGTGA